Proteins encoded by one window of Agrobacterium vitis:
- a CDS encoding MarR family winged helix-turn-helix transcriptional regulator, whose product MAAVELDVLENVLSYYIRTINMAVSRDLDQKLGKLEVAKGTGKITTLLLVDSHPGIRSSVIAQLIFKDRSAMVRLVDQMEEQELLRREADDDDNRAQGLFITPKGAALAKRVRPLVVKQSRDFFPDITDEEHQMLISVLGRTYRRIVGL is encoded by the coding sequence ATGGCGGCGGTGGAACTGGATGTTCTGGAAAATGTCCTTAGCTATTACATCCGCACGATCAACATGGCGGTTTCCCGGGATCTCGATCAGAAACTTGGTAAGCTCGAAGTTGCCAAGGGGACCGGCAAGATCACCACGTTGTTGCTGGTCGATAGCCATCCAGGCATCCGGTCTTCTGTCATCGCGCAACTGATCTTCAAGGACAGGTCAGCCATGGTGCGGCTGGTCGATCAGATGGAAGAGCAGGAACTGCTGCGCCGTGAGGCGGATGATGACGACAACCGCGCTCAGGGCCTGTTCATCACACCCAAGGGTGCTGCGCTGGCAAAACGTGTTCGTCCCCTTGTCGTGAAACAATCGCGGGATTTTTTTCCCGATATTACCGACGAAGAACATCAGATGCTGATCTCGGTACTCGGGCGTACCTATCGGCGGATCGTGGGGCTTTAG
- a CDS encoding NAD(P)/FAD-dependent oxidoreductase gives MPGPYVVPVHGDAELPSHVDVVVIGGGIIGTSTALELADQGLRVALCEKGGIGHEQSSRNWGWVRISRRDPREVPLMAESLRIWADLNRRTGRETGFKRSGIVFTCVTEKEFAEHERWNSNLDGYQIESRMLSAKEFREKYPGSDMNIAGALYTAGDCRAEPQKAAPAIAEAARDRGAFILTECAVRGLQLSGGKVSGVVTERGEIACQSVVLAGGAWSNLFCGNNGLDLPQLKVMNSVLRTKPLEGGPEEAIWSNGFAIRKRSDGGYTIANGFQNIVDIVPASFRYARNFLPALRHEWRSLDLRLTGRFFDEWRIPRRWSLDEASPFEYNRVLDPVPSKAMTDGALAQLKKAFPVFEKAEISQRWAGMIDVTPDAIPVIDAIDAIPGFHVATGFSGHGFGIGPAAGRLMADIVTGRNPIVDRKDFRFSRFSDGSKIELISGF, from the coding sequence ATGCCAGGTCCCTATGTCGTTCCCGTCCACGGGGATGCGGAACTACCGAGCCACGTGGATGTCGTTGTTATCGGCGGCGGCATTATCGGTACATCCACGGCGCTCGAACTTGCCGATCAGGGATTGAGAGTGGCGCTCTGCGAAAAAGGCGGCATCGGCCACGAACAGTCCAGTCGTAACTGGGGTTGGGTTCGGATTTCCAGGCGCGATCCGCGCGAAGTGCCGCTGATGGCCGAGTCGCTGCGCATCTGGGCCGATCTCAACCGCCGCACGGGCCGGGAAACCGGCTTCAAGCGTTCGGGCATCGTTTTTACCTGCGTCACCGAGAAGGAATTTGCCGAACACGAGCGCTGGAACAGCAATCTGGACGGCTACCAGATCGAAAGCCGGATGCTGAGCGCCAAGGAGTTCCGGGAGAAATATCCAGGCTCCGACATGAACATTGCCGGTGCGCTTTACACAGCGGGTGACTGCCGCGCTGAACCGCAGAAGGCCGCACCCGCTATTGCCGAGGCAGCCCGCGACCGGGGCGCTTTCATCCTCACCGAATGCGCGGTACGCGGTCTTCAGCTTTCCGGTGGCAAGGTGTCGGGTGTGGTAACGGAGCGCGGTGAGATCGCCTGCCAGTCCGTCGTCCTGGCGGGCGGTGCATGGTCCAACCTGTTCTGCGGCAATAACGGCCTCGACCTCCCGCAGTTGAAGGTGATGAATTCCGTGCTGCGCACCAAACCGCTGGAGGGGGGCCCGGAGGAGGCGATCTGGTCAAACGGCTTCGCCATTCGCAAGCGGTCGGATGGCGGCTACACGATTGCAAATGGCTTTCAGAATATCGTGGATATCGTGCCAGCCTCTTTCCGGTATGCCCGCAATTTCCTGCCCGCGCTGCGCCACGAATGGCGCTCTCTCGATCTGCGGTTGACGGGCCGGTTCTTTGATGAGTGGCGCATTCCGCGCCGCTGGTCGCTCGATGAGGCATCCCCGTTTGAATACAACCGCGTGCTGGACCCGGTGCCGTCTAAGGCGATGACCGACGGTGCGCTGGCCCAACTCAAGAAGGCCTTCCCCGTCTTCGAAAAGGCGGAGATTTCACAGCGCTGGGCCGGCATGATCGATGTGACGCCCGATGCCATTCCGGTCATCGATGCCATCGACGCCATCCCCGGCTTTCACGTCGCCACCGGCTTTTCCGGCCATGGTTTCGGCATTGGACCGGCTGCCGGTCGGCTGATGGCCGATATCGTCACGGGACGCAATCCGATCGTAGACCGCAAGGACTTCCGGTTCAGCCGCTTCAGCGATGGCTCGAAAATCGAACTGATCAGCGGCTTTTGA
- a CDS encoding peptide ABC transporter substrate-binding protein — MSDKERNSIPHPTRRQTLGLMALGASSVLFSGPSGIRAASAATKSIKGQLTVGFSQEPTVFNPHMPHIEVDEGIHFSIFDTLFSVDAAGKFVPGLAVEVPSVENGGISTDGLKWKVKLRDGVTWHDGKPFTAEDVKATLELLVDANFRSWRKTGHEFVRDLTVVSPTEITWRMDKPFAPYPSILASTFITPKHLLSASADPNNALFNTAPVGTGPFKWAERVAGDHILLAANPDYFGDGPYVEKLIYKYVPDLNVMYTQFKTGDIDVVGLQWITPDHYEEAKGLDGKVVNVVPGSTVESFTFNMERPQFKEAAVREALYAAIDKQSIIEALYYGLPTPTESYVPQQSFYFNPDLPKHEYDIAKAKKLLDDAGWVAGSDGIRAKGGVKLSFTCSTTAGNHIREQVQQFLQQSFKDIGVEMTISNLPPAVMWGDYWTLSKFDAVIVGLDFLTGSDPDTSNFFRSTAIPAKGGSGQNTWQFSNQQVDELLTKGGELFVPEERKAVYLKIQEIMRKELPLLPMFQYATVRGHKQGVENVTPNVNVRIDTWNVATWRWA; from the coding sequence ATGTCCGATAAGGAACGCAATTCGATACCGCATCCCACGCGTCGCCAGACGCTTGGCCTCATGGCGCTTGGAGCGTCCAGCGTGCTTTTCTCGGGACCGTCAGGCATTCGCGCGGCCAGTGCCGCGACCAAATCTATCAAGGGACAGCTGACTGTCGGCTTTTCGCAGGAGCCGACGGTTTTCAATCCGCATATGCCTCATATCGAAGTGGATGAAGGCATTCATTTCAGCATATTCGATACGCTGTTCAGCGTTGATGCTGCTGGCAAATTCGTGCCGGGGCTGGCCGTGGAAGTGCCGAGCGTCGAAAACGGCGGCATCTCAACCGATGGCCTGAAGTGGAAGGTCAAGCTGCGCGATGGCGTGACATGGCATGACGGCAAGCCGTTCACTGCTGAAGACGTCAAGGCAACGCTCGAGCTGCTGGTCGATGCCAATTTCCGCAGCTGGCGTAAGACCGGCCATGAATTCGTCCGCGACCTGACCGTTGTTTCACCCACGGAAATCACCTGGCGGATGGACAAGCCCTTCGCGCCCTATCCTTCCATTCTGGCCTCGACCTTCATCACGCCGAAACATCTTCTGTCGGCCAGCGCCGATCCGAACAATGCGCTGTTCAACACCGCGCCGGTTGGCACTGGTCCGTTCAAATGGGCTGAGCGGGTCGCCGGAGATCATATCCTGCTGGCTGCCAACCCGGACTATTTTGGCGATGGCCCCTATGTCGAAAAGCTGATTTACAAATACGTTCCCGACCTGAATGTCATGTACACCCAGTTCAAGACAGGCGACATCGATGTGGTCGGCCTGCAATGGATCACGCCCGATCACTACGAGGAAGCCAAGGGGCTGGATGGCAAGGTGGTCAATGTGGTGCCGGGTTCGACGGTTGAATCCTTCACCTTCAATATGGAGCGCCCGCAGTTCAAGGAAGCGGCGGTGCGCGAGGCGCTGTATGCTGCTATCGACAAGCAGTCGATTATCGAAGCGCTCTATTACGGCCTGCCGACCCCCACTGAAAGCTACGTTCCGCAGCAGTCCTTCTACTTCAATCCAGACCTGCCGAAGCATGAATATGACATCGCCAAAGCCAAGAAGCTGCTGGATGATGCCGGCTGGGTGGCCGGCAGCGACGGCATTCGCGCCAAAGGCGGGGTTAAATTGTCCTTCACCTGCTCAACGACGGCAGGCAATCATATTCGCGAACAGGTGCAGCAATTCCTGCAACAATCCTTCAAGGATATCGGCGTGGAAATGACCATTTCCAACTTGCCGCCAGCGGTGATGTGGGGCGATTATTGGACGCTGTCGAAGTTCGACGCCGTTATCGTTGGCCTGGATTTCCTGACGGGGTCCGATCCTGACACCTCCAATTTCTTCCGGTCTACGGCAATCCCGGCCAAGGGCGGTTCCGGCCAGAACACCTGGCAGTTTTCCAACCAGCAAGTAGACGAGTTGCTCACCAAGGGTGGCGAATTGTTCGTTCCGGAGGAGCGCAAGGCCGTTTACCTGAAGATCCAGGAGATCATGCGCAAGGAACTGCCGCTCCTGCCGATGTTCCAGTATGCGACCGTGCGCGGCCACAAGCAGGGCGTCGAAAACGTGACGCCTAATGTGAATGTGCGCATCGACACCTGGAACGTCGCCACCTGGCGCTGGGCCTGA
- a CDS encoding ABC transporter permease translates to MLSYLFNRLMQSLVLLLLVSIIGFAILNLAPGGPLSQYALTPGMTREAMDRIAHQMGLDRPLPIQYLDWVWRLLQGDWGKSYRDQQPVLSIISSHFFATLLLMGTSTVIAVILGVWIGIKGATRRYSMFDYAATVGAMVALSIPTFWFGLVAIYVFALKLKWLPAGNMYTIGNGSLSDYAIHLVMPSLVLALVDIAVWSRYMRSATLEVINQDFVRTARAKGVSPRRVLMKHVVGNALLPMITLAGMQLPIVLGGALVTETVFTWPGMGRLFLDSLGYHDYPVVMGLLMFTAVFALIGSLAADLLVAFVDPRIRLG, encoded by the coding sequence ATGCTCTCCTATCTTTTCAACCGGCTGATGCAGAGCCTCGTTCTGCTGCTGCTCGTCTCGATCATCGGCTTTGCCATCCTCAATCTCGCGCCCGGTGGCCCGCTGTCGCAATATGCGCTGACGCCGGGCATGACGCGTGAGGCGATGGACCGGATCGCCCATCAGATGGGTCTCGACCGGCCCTTGCCCATCCAGTATCTCGACTGGGTCTGGCGGTTGCTGCAAGGCGACTGGGGGAAATCCTACCGCGATCAGCAGCCGGTGCTATCGATCATATCAAGCCATTTCTTCGCCACCCTGCTTTTGATGGGTACATCGACCGTCATTGCCGTCATTCTCGGGGTGTGGATCGGCATCAAGGGCGCCACCCGTCGCTATTCCATGTTTGATTATGCGGCGACTGTCGGCGCCATGGTCGCGCTCTCGATCCCGACGTTCTGGTTCGGTCTTGTGGCGATCTATGTGTTCGCCTTGAAGCTGAAATGGTTGCCCGCTGGCAACATGTATACGATCGGCAATGGCTCCCTGTCCGATTATGCCATCCATCTGGTCATGCCAAGCCTTGTTCTGGCGCTGGTCGATATCGCTGTGTGGAGCCGCTATATGCGGTCTGCTACGCTGGAGGTGATCAACCAGGATTTCGTGCGGACCGCCAGAGCAAAAGGCGTGTCTCCTCGCCGCGTGCTGATGAAACATGTCGTGGGCAATGCGTTGCTGCCGATGATTACGCTTGCCGGCATGCAGCTTCCCATCGTGCTCGGCGGTGCGCTCGTCACCGAGACGGTGTTTACCTGGCCGGGTATGGGACGGCTGTTTCTCGACAGCCTTGGCTATCATGACTATCCGGTCGTGATGGGCCTGCTGATGTTTACAGCCGTCTTCGCACTGATCGGCAGCCTTGCCGCCGATCTTCTTGTCGCATTCGTCGATCCCCGCATCCGGCTCGGTTGA
- a CDS encoding ABC transporter permease: MSIAIPSPVPPARPSRWWRSRVARRFFRHKLALVGIVMITLLIFACAVGPSLLPYDELFIDLRARFAPPLTGAHIFGTDPLGRDIAARLFNAGRISLLIGFFAMLMSTAIGAVVGVVAGYRGGLIGTVLMRFVDAFLSFPSIFLLLALAAFIRPSPLMITVIIAVTCWMEVARIVEAEVRSLRERDFVLAARMLGLRNTHIMIHELLPNAVGPIIVAATLTVARAILLEAYVSFLGYGIQPPLPSWGNMLNSAQQYLGSAPWLAIVPGVAITLAVTSFNFIGDGLRDALDARSDTE, encoded by the coding sequence ATGTCCATTGCTATTCCGTCTCCGGTCCCGCCCGCGCGGCCTTCGCGCTGGTGGCGAAGCCGCGTCGCGCGCCGGTTCTTTCGTCACAAACTCGCCCTTGTTGGCATAGTGATGATCACGCTGTTGATCTTTGCCTGCGCAGTCGGTCCCTCTCTTTTGCCCTATGACGAGTTGTTTATCGATCTGCGCGCCCGCTTTGCGCCGCCCCTGACCGGCGCCCACATTTTCGGCACCGATCCGCTGGGGCGTGACATTGCCGCGCGGCTGTTTAATGCCGGGCGTATTTCGCTGCTGATCGGCTTCTTCGCCATGCTGATGTCCACCGCTATCGGTGCCGTCGTCGGTGTGGTCGCGGGGTATCGTGGTGGATTGATTGGCACGGTGCTGATGCGCTTCGTCGATGCCTTTCTGTCGTTTCCGTCGATCTTTCTGCTGCTGGCACTTGCCGCCTTTATCAGGCCAAGCCCATTGATGATCACTGTTATCATCGCGGTGACATGCTGGATGGAAGTCGCCCGGATTGTGGAAGCGGAGGTGCGTTCGCTGCGTGAGCGCGATTTCGTGCTGGCTGCCCGAATGCTGGGGCTGCGCAATACCCATATCATGATCCACGAGCTTTTGCCCAATGCGGTCGGTCCAATCATCGTTGCCGCCACGCTGACGGTGGCCCGCGCCATCCTGCTCGAAGCCTATGTCAGCTTCCTCGGCTATGGCATCCAGCCGCCCTTGCCGAGTTGGGGCAATATGCTCAACAGCGCGCAGCAATATCTGGGTAGCGCGCCCTGGCTTGCCATCGTGCCGGGTGTCGCCATCACGCTTGCGGTCACCAGTTTCAACTTCATTGGCGATGGCTTGCGCGATGCGCTCGACGCGCGCAGCGACACCGAGTGA
- a CDS encoding ROK family transcriptional regulator, with protein MALRGTNQESGRPYNRRIVLESIRLHGPTTRGDVAERVGLTVQTVSTIVRELEDQGLLLSVREKPKGRGIPPSALTINPEGGHAVGIHLTPLGIEAALVNLRGEVVESRQRPAPNAMPDKAFALIGEMVADLKASPRQGRLLGAGLALPGPFDVDSMSFVGPTTMAGWKNVDIRQRLADATGLPAFMENDMAAAALGEQLYGLGQQFSDYFYLFFSVGLGGAMMHDGIVMRGAWGNAGEIGHIAAIPDGELCHCGNRGCLERYLSLDAYKRSGLSEEAWVDAIAPIFRSAVRTIENLFDPETIVLGGLAPQSLIERLATLSDGLTNSISARTNRTVPRVVVASDCQRSALRGAAALAVFGVLSPRFGQMFETSEKGIAV; from the coding sequence ATGGCTTTGCGTGGCACCAATCAAGAATCAGGAAGGCCGTATAATCGGCGGATCGTTTTGGAATCGATCCGGCTGCATGGGCCGACAACACGCGGCGATGTGGCCGAACGGGTGGGCCTGACGGTCCAGACCGTGTCCACCATTGTGCGCGAACTTGAGGATCAGGGGCTTCTCCTTTCGGTACGGGAAAAACCGAAGGGACGTGGCATTCCTCCATCGGCACTGACCATCAACCCGGAAGGCGGCCATGCTGTCGGCATTCACCTGACACCGCTCGGCATTGAAGCGGCACTTGTCAATCTTCGTGGCGAAGTGGTCGAAAGCCGCCAGCGCCCGGCGCCGAATGCCATGCCGGACAAGGCTTTTGCCTTGATCGGCGAGATGGTCGCAGACCTGAAGGCAAGCCCGCGCCAGGGCCGGTTGCTGGGTGCAGGTCTGGCTCTGCCTGGCCCGTTCGATGTGGACTCCATGAGCTTCGTTGGGCCGACCACCATGGCGGGCTGGAAGAATGTCGATATCCGTCAGCGGCTTGCCGATGCGACGGGTCTGCCAGCCTTCATGGAAAACGACATGGCAGCGGCTGCTTTGGGCGAGCAGCTTTATGGTCTCGGGCAACAGTTCTCGGATTATTTCTATCTGTTCTTCAGCGTCGGTCTGGGTGGTGCCATGATGCATGACGGTATCGTCATGCGGGGAGCCTGGGGCAATGCCGGTGAAATCGGCCATATCGCCGCCATTCCCGATGGTGAACTGTGTCATTGCGGCAATCGTGGCTGCCTGGAGCGCTATCTGTCGCTCGATGCATACAAGAGAAGTGGTTTGTCTGAGGAAGCTTGGGTCGATGCGATTGCGCCGATTTTCCGCAGCGCTGTCCGCACGATCGAGAACCTGTTCGACCCGGAAACCATCGTGCTGGGCGGACTTGCGCCGCAGTCCTTGATTGAACGGCTGGCAACGCTGAGCGACGGTCTCACCAACTCGATTTCCGCCCGCACCAATCGCACCGTTCCACGGGTTGTTGTCGCCAGCGACTGTCAGCGCTCGGCGCTGCGAGGGGCTGCGGCCCTCGCGGTCTTCGGTGTTCTGTCGCCGCGCTTCGGTCAGATGTTTGAAACCTCAGAGAAAGGGATTGCCGTATGA
- a CDS encoding ATP-binding cassette domain-containing protein → MTEKLLVLDDIRMNFGAIEALKGISFSIGKGEVVALLGDNGAGKSTLVKIISGGLQPTSGRMLFEGEPFQAKTPAEAKGAGIETVYQDLSLCTNVDVVGNFFMGRELTRKVAGIPFLDERAMEDITAKALASAGTRIPSMRTKVEHLSGGQRQAIELNRFVHWGGKLVLLDEPFAALGVEQTRRGLDMIRHVASQGIGVVIITHIMQQAFQVADRIVVIRHGVVAGDVERSQTSPDAVIEMITGQTLAGAGPVSK, encoded by the coding sequence ATGACCGAAAAACTCCTCGTCCTCGACGATATCCGCATGAATTTCGGCGCAATCGAAGCCCTGAAGGGCATCAGTTTCTCCATCGGCAAGGGCGAAGTCGTGGCCCTGCTCGGGGATAATGGTGCGGGAAAATCGACACTGGTGAAAATCATTTCGGGCGGCTTGCAGCCGACCTCGGGACGCATGCTGTTTGAAGGCGAGCCTTTTCAGGCAAAGACGCCCGCCGAGGCCAAGGGTGCCGGTATCGAAACCGTCTACCAGGACCTGTCGCTCTGCACCAATGTCGATGTGGTCGGCAATTTCTTCATGGGCCGCGAGCTGACCCGCAAGGTGGCGGGCATTCCCTTTCTGGATGAACGCGCCATGGAGGACATTACTGCCAAGGCGCTGGCCAGCGCCGGCACCCGTATTCCCTCCATGCGCACCAAGGTCGAACATCTGTCCGGCGGCCAACGCCAGGCCATCGAGCTCAACCGCTTCGTGCATTGGGGTGGCAAGCTGGTCTTGCTCGATGAACCTTTTGCAGCGCTTGGTGTTGAACAGACCCGGCGTGGGCTGGACATGATCCGTCATGTCGCCAGCCAGGGCATCGGTGTCGTCATCATCACCCATATCATGCAGCAGGCCTTTCAGGTCGCAGATCGCATTGTCGTTATCCGCCACGGTGTTGTTGCCGGAGATGTGGAGCGAAGCCAGACAAGCCCGGATGCAGTGATCGAAATGATCACAGGGCAAACCCTCGCCGGAGCCGGACCGGTGAGCAAATAA
- a CDS encoding sugar ABC transporter substrate-binding protein, with amino-acid sequence MKRLLTVLLGILMLSLAAWTSAAAQTKGMVYYLVPTLLDEFQTGSVNALSMFLGQVGYEMKTLNADNKTDAQQSQMNDVIALKPAAIILAAVDFNALKPSIEAARAAGIPVVEFDRQITSTPSDFTSVAGTVEIGHIAGDHAITLLKGKNGDVKGKILQVLGDPGDPYTLDIQKGFEEKMKAFPGVKIISVPAVQWEASAAGTIVSDQMLANPDIDLIFLHAAHLSVAAVASLEAAGKKPGDVMLMSSNGAPVGLDLIRKGWLNVEVEQPLYAQAAAIAMFMDKVVGKKPIKAGDYDVLGLKSVVTMETWGPNIKIPGSAITKENVDNPSFWGNLKPPTAAIKSVE; translated from the coding sequence ATGAAACGACTATTGACAGTCTTGCTGGGCATTCTGATGCTCAGTCTTGCGGCGTGGACATCGGCTGCCGCCCAAACGAAAGGGATGGTTTATTACCTCGTTCCGACCTTGCTGGATGAATTCCAGACAGGCTCGGTGAACGCGCTGAGCATGTTCCTGGGGCAGGTCGGCTATGAGATGAAAACACTCAATGCTGACAACAAGACAGATGCCCAGCAATCGCAGATGAATGACGTGATTGCGCTGAAACCCGCAGCCATCATCCTTGCCGCGGTAGACTTCAATGCGCTCAAGCCGTCGATTGAGGCTGCGCGCGCAGCAGGCATTCCCGTCGTTGAATTCGACCGGCAGATCACATCGACACCCTCGGATTTCACCTCGGTTGCGGGGACGGTCGAGATTGGCCATATCGCCGGTGACCACGCGATCACTTTGCTCAAGGGCAAAAATGGCGATGTGAAGGGGAAGATCCTTCAGGTTCTCGGTGATCCCGGCGATCCCTACACGCTCGATATCCAGAAGGGTTTCGAGGAAAAAATGAAGGCCTTCCCCGGCGTCAAAATCATCTCGGTACCCGCCGTGCAGTGGGAAGCCAGTGCCGCCGGAACAATCGTTTCCGACCAGATGCTTGCCAATCCTGACATCGATCTGATCTTCCTGCATGCCGCCCATCTCTCGGTCGCTGCCGTTGCCTCGCTTGAGGCTGCCGGCAAGAAGCCGGGCGACGTGATGTTGATGAGTTCCAATGGTGCGCCCGTTGGCCTCGACCTGATCCGTAAGGGCTGGCTGAATGTCGAAGTCGAGCAACCGCTCTATGCACAGGCAGCGGCGATTGCGATGTTCATGGACAAGGTCGTCGGCAAAAAGCCGATCAAGGCTGGAGACTATGATGTGCTTGGGCTGAAGAGCGTCGTGACCATGGAAACCTGGGGACCGAACATCAAGATCCCTGGCTCTGCCATCACCAAGGAGAATGTCGATAACCCATCCTTCTGGGGAAATCTGAAGCCGCCGACAGCTGCGATCAAATCCGTCGAGTGA
- a CDS encoding ABC transporter permease — translation MTPHTRKTLEFVLDNLVWFMLILVLAMFSALIPNYFQIGIFTNIIEASSVLGVMSIGLALVIITGHMDLSVESVAALSAMAVGILFCSAGIGLGIKLSPEWLMVPVSLLVACAIGGLIGLINGVLVVKLKMSAFIITLASFIWVRGIVLAVSGGRSAQDLAPAIRWFAIERFLGIPMTAWIAIACFLIFSVMMAKTPFGRHLVMIGGNETATFRAGIRVTRNLIIAFVMAGAIAGLAGWLLAVRTSGATANLGVGLLFNAFAAVVIGGVSLKGGVGALPGVYAGVLLLSSINTAINLMGLPANYTQVIHGFLVLAAVLLDTFKQRLRQRLA, via the coding sequence ATGACGCCTCATACACGAAAAACTCTCGAATTCGTCCTCGACAATCTCGTCTGGTTCATGCTCATCCTCGTGCTGGCCATGTTCTCGGCGCTGATCCCGAACTATTTCCAGATCGGTATCTTCACCAATATCATTGAAGCATCGAGCGTATTGGGTGTGATGTCGATTGGTCTCGCCCTGGTGATCATCACCGGCCATATGGATCTGTCCGTCGAGTCGGTCGCAGCACTGTCGGCCATGGCGGTCGGCATTCTGTTCTGCTCGGCAGGCATCGGGCTTGGCATCAAGCTTTCGCCCGAGTGGTTGATGGTGCCTGTCTCGCTGCTGGTGGCCTGCGCCATCGGCGGATTGATCGGGCTTATCAACGGCGTTCTCGTCGTCAAACTGAAGATGAGCGCTTTCATCATCACGCTCGCCTCCTTCATCTGGGTGCGCGGCATCGTGCTGGCCGTTTCCGGCGGACGTTCGGCCCAGGATCTCGCCCCAGCCATCCGCTGGTTCGCCATCGAGCGCTTTCTCGGCATCCCCATGACAGCCTGGATCGCTATCGCCTGCTTTCTGATCTTTTCGGTGATGATGGCAAAGACGCCGTTTGGCCGCCATCTGGTGATGATCGGCGGCAATGAGACGGCTACCTTTCGGGCTGGCATTCGTGTCACCCGCAATCTGATCATCGCCTTCGTCATGGCAGGCGCCATTGCCGGTCTTGCCGGCTGGCTGCTGGCGGTTCGCACATCGGGCGCCACGGCCAATCTCGGTGTCGGCCTGCTGTTCAATGCCTTTGCAGCGGTGGTGATCGGCGGTGTCAGCCTCAAGGGCGGGGTTGGCGCTTTGCCGGGCGTCTATGCCGGGGTACTGCTACTCTCTTCCATCAATACAGCCATCAACCTGATGGGGCTGCCAGCGAATTACACCCAGGTCATTCATGGTTTCCTGGTGCTGGCAGCCGTTCTTCTCGATACGTTCAAACAAAGGCTCCGCCAGAGGCTCGCATGA
- a CDS encoding SDR family NAD(P)-dependent oxidoreductase, with the protein MTDRLKDKVALVIGASRGIGKAIAVRFKEEGAKLVLADFNGEEGKAAADELGIDFIRTDIARMEDAIAAVEFTVERHGRIDIIVQNAGIYPWQLIEHTSPDDWDQVMAVNLRGCFNAARAALTPMKAQGSGRILFTSSITGPHVTSPGHGHYAASKAGINGFIRSAALEFSSYGINVNGVEPGNIMTEAIQLHRSAAFIKNMEDAIPLARLGSPRDVANAFLFLASDDASYVTGTTIVVDGGQLLPEGADFRILPS; encoded by the coding sequence ATGACAGACAGATTGAAAGACAAGGTTGCACTGGTGATTGGTGCATCACGTGGTATCGGCAAGGCGATTGCCGTGCGTTTCAAAGAGGAGGGCGCGAAACTCGTGCTGGCCGATTTCAACGGGGAGGAAGGCAAGGCCGCAGCTGACGAACTCGGCATCGATTTTATCCGCACCGATATCGCCAGGATGGAAGACGCAATTGCCGCCGTGGAGTTCACCGTTGAACGCCATGGGCGGATCGATATCATCGTGCAGAATGCTGGCATCTATCCCTGGCAATTGATCGAACATACCAGTCCGGATGATTGGGATCAGGTCATGGCCGTCAACCTGCGGGGCTGTTTCAATGCCGCGCGGGCGGCGCTCACGCCGATGAAGGCGCAAGGGTCAGGGCGCATCCTCTTTACCTCATCGATCACCGGTCCGCATGTCACAAGTCCCGGCCATGGCCATTATGCGGCAAGCAAGGCTGGTATCAACGGGTTCATTCGCTCGGCCGCACTTGAGTTCTCGTCCTATGGCATCAATGTCAACGGTGTCGAACCGGGCAACATCATGACAGAGGCTATTCAACTGCATCGAAGCGCCGCCTTCATCAAGAATATGGAGGATGCAATCCCGCTCGCGCGTCTTGGGTCACCTCGGGATGTTGCCAATGCATTTCTGTTCCTCGCCTCTGATGACGCGAGCTACGTGACCGGCACGACCATCGTTGTCGATGGGGGGCAACTTTTGCCGGAAGGAGCCGACTTCAGGATCCTGCCATCCTGA
- a CDS encoding MarR family winged helix-turn-helix transcriptional regulator, with product MPQAEGLFSDLISQWEKDFPGEDSSPIAIAMRLRHLYLLDQASLEEVLVAFDIGIGEVDVLTHLRHQSPPYRLRPSDLAELCMVTTGAITGRITRLEDKGFVERVPSLSDKRTVYVQMTESGEKLLRETRVQVARSSHFLDGIRSLSAPERVRLDRLLAKLIQVL from the coding sequence ATGCCACAAGCCGAAGGATTGTTTTCGGACCTCATCAGCCAATGGGAAAAGGACTTCCCGGGAGAAGACAGCAGTCCCATCGCGATTGCCATGAGGCTTCGGCATCTCTACCTCCTGGACCAGGCCTCCCTGGAAGAGGTGCTGGTGGCATTCGATATCGGCATAGGGGAAGTCGATGTTCTCACCCATCTTCGGCATCAGTCCCCACCCTACCGTTTGCGGCCAAGCGATCTTGCCGAGCTTTGCATGGTCACAACAGGGGCTATAACAGGCCGCATCACCAGATTGGAAGACAAAGGGTTCGTCGAGCGCGTCCCGTCTCTGTCAGATAAACGGACGGTCTATGTGCAAATGACCGAAAGCGGTGAAAAGCTGTTGCGAGAGACCCGGGTTCAGGTGGCCAGGTCCTCGCATTTTCTGGACGGCATTCGCAGCCTTTCTGCGCCTGAACGCGTCCGCTTGGACCGGCTTCTTGCCAAATTGATCCAGGTTCTGTGA